The genome window TTCCATCGGCGCGACGCTGGCCTTCCTGGTGGCGCGCTTCCTGGCGCGCGACGCCGTGCAGAAGCGCTATCGCCAGCGGCTGGCGGCCATCAACAAGGGTGTGGAGCGCGAGGGGGCCTTCTATCTCTTCACGCTGCGGCTGGTCCCGGTCTTTCCCTTCTTCCTCATCAATATCGTCATGGCCCTGACGCCGATGAAGACCTGGACCTTCTACTGGGTATCGCAGCTCGGCATGCTGGCCGGCACGGCGGTCTATGTGAACGCCGGCACGCAGATCGGACAGCTGGAAGGGCTCGGCGGGATCCTGTCGCCGGGGCTGATCGGCTCCTTCGTGCTGCTCGGCATTTTCCCGCTCCTTGCCAAGAAGATCATCGACGCGGTCAAGGCGCGCCGGGTCTACCGCAACTACAGCAAGCCGAAGCATTTCGACCGCAACCTCATCGTCATCGGTGGTGGCAGCGCCGGCCTGGTTTCGGCCTACATCGCTGCCGCGGTCAAGGCCGAGGTGACGCTGGTGGAGAAGGGCAAGATGGGGGGCGATTGCCTGAACACCGGCTGCGTGCCCTCGAAGTCGCTGATCCGCACGGCGCGGCTGCTCACCGATGCCCGGCGCAGCGCCGAGCTGGGCGTGCGTCAGCTTCAGGCCGATTTCCATTTCCCGGATGCGATGGATCGCGTGCAGCGCGTCATCAAGGCCATCGAGCCGCACGACTCGGTGGAGCGTTACACCGATCTCGGTGTCGACGTCGTGCAGGGCGAGGCCAGGCTGGTCGATCCCTGGACCGTGGATATCACCCGCCATGACGGCCAGAGGCAGCGGCTGACCGCGCGCCACATCATCCTCGCCACCGGCGCCGAGCCGGCGCTGCCGCCGATTCCGGGGCTGGATCAGGTCGAGGCGCTGACCTCGGACAATCTCTGGGAGCTGCGCGAACTGCCGAAGCGTCTGGTGGTGCTCGGCGGTGGCCCGATCGGCTGCGAGATGGCGCAGACCTTTCAGCGCCTGGGCAGCCAGGTGACGCAGGTCGAGATGGGCCCGCGCCTGATGCCGCGCGAGGACGTCGAATTCGGTGAGATGGTCGCGACCCGCTTCGCCGAGGAAGGCATGGACCTGCGGCTACAGACCCAGGCCAAGGAAATCGTCGTCAGCGATGGTCAGCCCGAGCTGCTTGTCGAGAACGCCGACGGCTCGGAGGCACGTATCGCCTTCGACCGCATCCTCGTGGCGGTGGGACGCGCCGCGCGGCTGAAGGGCTACGGCCTGGAAGAGCTGGGAATCACGGCCAACAAGACCATCGAGGTCGATGACTACCTGCGCACCAGCGTGCCCAACATCTTCGCGGTGGGTGATGTCGCCGGCCCGTACCAGTTCACGCACACCGCCGCGCACATGGCGTGGTTCGCCACCGTCAACGCGCTCTTCGGCAGCTTCAAGAAGTTCCGCGTCGACTATTCGGTGATCCCATGGGCTACCTTCACCGACCCGGAGGTCGCGCGCGTCGGGTTGTCCGAGACCGAGGCTGCCGAGCAGGGCCATGACTTCGAGGTGACCACCTACGGCATCGACGATCTCGACCGTGCCATCGCCGACAGCGACGCCTACGGGCAGGTGAAGGTCGTGACGCTCAAGGGCAGCGACAAGATCCTGGGTGTGACCATCGCCGGCCCGCACGCCGGCGACCTCATCGCCGAGTACGTACTCGCCATGAAGCACGGCATCGGCCTCAACAAGATCCTGGGCACCATTCACATCTATCCCACGCTCTCCGAGGCCAACAAGTTCGCGGCTGGGCAGTGGAAGCAGGCGCACAAGCCCGAAAAGCTGCTCGAGTGGGTGGGCCGCTTCCATCGCTGGATGCGAGGCTGAGCCGCTAGGTGCCACGCGCCTCCCAGCGGCGGATGGTTGCCAGCGCGGTGTCGAGGGAACTGCAGTAGCCGAGCCGCCCCGGTTGTTTGCGGATGCCGGCACGGCGCAGCTTGGCGATGATGCGCGTCGGCAGGCCGACGAAGATCAGCGCCACGCCGTGCTGCTGCATCTCGTCGATGATGCTGCGCAGCGTCACGATGGCAGTGGCATCCATGCTGGGCACATCGTGCATGTCCACGATCGCGGTGCGCACTTCCGGGTCGACCATGCGCAGGGTGCTCAGCGCCTTCTCGGCCGCTGCGAAGAAGAGTGGGCCGTTGACGTCGTAGAGGGCGACCGAATCCGGCACGCGTGTCGTTGTGGCCGCCCCTTCCTGCCGCACGCGGTCGGCGCTGGTCAGCAGCGCCATCCGCCGGATGAACAGAGCAGCGGCCAATCCGATACCCACCGCCACGGCCAGCACCATGTCGAAAAGCACCGTCAGCCCGAAGCAGGTAACGAGAACCAGGACATCGCCCGGCGGCGCCGAGCGCAGCGTGTGCAGGAAGTGCCGCGCCTCGCTCATGTTCCAGGCAACGACGAAGAGCAGTGCGGCCAGCGCGCTCATCGGTACCAGGCCGAGCAGGGGCGCCAGCAGCAGCATGGCAAGCAGCACGACCAGCGAATGCACTATCGCGGCGATGGGCGACTGCGCGCCGCTTCGGATACCGGTTGCCGTGCGCGCGATGGCGGCGGTGGCGGTGATGCCGCCGAAGAAGGGCGCGGCGAGATTGCTCAGGCCCTGGCCGATGAGTTCGCCATTGGAGTCGTGACGTGTGCGCGTCATCCCGTCGGCGACTACCGAGCACAGTAGCGACTCGATGGCCGCCAGCATGGCGATGGCAAAGGCGGGGCCCGCCAAGTCCCGGATCAGCGCGAAGTCCACCACCAGCGGCGCGCCGTCGGCACCGGGAAGGCGCCAGGGCAGGACGAAGCCTGGCGCAAGCGGTGGGATGCCGGAGCCGCTGCGTCCCTCGGCCGTCCACTCGAATTGGGAGGCGATGGTTGCCACGGGCGCATCGCCGGCCTGCATCGCGTTGAAGAACCAGGCCGCGACAGCTCCCACTGCCAGACCGGCCAGGGGGGCCGGCACGGGCAGCTGCAGTCTCGGCCACAGCAACAGTGTGGCCAGCGTGATCACTCCTGTAGCCAGGGTCAGTGGCTCCAGCTCGGGCAGGCTGCGACCGATGCTGGCGAGGCCGGAGAGAAAGTGCCCCGCACCTTCGCCGTCAGCAATGCCCAGGAATTGCGGCACCTGCAGCACCGCGATGACCAGGGCGATGCCCGCCGTGAAGCCGAGCACGACCGGGTAGGGAATGAACTGCACAAGGCGTCCCATGCCGCTGGCGCCCAGTGCGACGAGGATGAGCCCCGCCATCAGCGTAGCCACCAGCAGGCCGCCGATGCCGTACTCGGCGACGATGGGGAAGAGGATGACGACGAAGGCGGCGGTCGGGCCGGTGACGTTGAAGCGCGCGCCCCCGGTCAGCGCGGCGACCGCGCCGGCGACGATGGCCGTGTACAGCCCGTGCTGCGGCGGCACACCGGTGGCGATGGCCAGCGCCATGGATAAAGGGATGGCAACGGTGCCTACCGTGATGCCTGCCAGCACATCGCGGCGCAGCGTGGCGATGCCGTATCCGGCCTTCAGGCTGGCGCGCAGCGCCGTGAATAGCGGTGGAAAAGACATGGCGACCCCGTCAAGCCTATTGTCCCCGCCGTTCTGGTGCTCTAAGTCGTAGCGACGGGGCGCGAAGCATAACGCTCAGCCTTCTTCGATAGCGCTGGGGCGCGCCTCGTCCCGCGGCCATCATCGCACCGGTTCAGTCCGAGCCGGCGGCCTCGTGGATGAGGTCATAGATAAAACTCAGCTTGCGTTTGACCGGGGTCGAGAGCACGAAGGGGTAGAAATCCGGCTGGCCGAGAGAGCGGTTGAGGCAGTTGAGGGCGACGGTCAACGGCACCCAGTCAGCCAGCAGATCAGCGATCGTGCCGTGCTTATAGGGATTCGCTTCGATCTGATGCTCCGACGCCCCCGGCCCATGACCACGCACGGTCATGCCGAAGGCATGGGCGGTCTCCAGCGCGTCGATCATGTGCACGTAGTGCGCCCAGGTTTCAGCGAAGTCCTCCCACGGGTGGGCGGCCGCATAGGCCGAAATATAGCTCTTGCGCCAGCCGGTAGGCGGCCCCTGCGAGTAGTGCGCCTGCAGGGCGGCGTCGTAACGCGCCCGCTCATCGCCGAAGACGGCGCGGAAGGCCTCCAGCTTCCCGGCGTCGCGAACCAGAATCTCCCAGTAGAAATGCCCCACCTCGTGCCGCATGTGGCCGATCAGTGTCCGGTAGGGCTCACCGAGTTTGCTGCGCCGCGCCTCGCGCTCGGCGTCGTCGGCCTCTGCGATGTTGACGGTGATCAGACCGCCCGCGTGGCCCGTTAGAACGGGCGCGTCCGGACCCGCCTCGGCGAGGAAGTCGAAGGCCAGCCCATTCGGGGATTCCGCTTGCGTTGGCCGCGGCAGCCGCCATTTCAGAAGCGAATAGAACAGGTAACGCTTGGCGAGCTCGATGTTGCGCCATCGGGCCGCGTTCACGGGCGCCTGCAGATCGGGGACCGTCCGATTGTGGCGGCAGGCGAGGCAGAACGCCCCCGCGCCCGGCGCCACCAGCCAGTTGCATCGGGCCGACTCGCGGTTGGCGCAGGGCACGTGCGCGTCGGACTCGCCCGGCGCCGGCAGCGGCAGAAAGACCTCCCGCTCGGGTGCGTAGCCAACCTGCGTGCCGCAGGACAGGCAGGCGAAGTTGTCGAAATGCAGCTCGACTGGGCAGACGGGACAGTCGAAGCGCTGCATAGAGGGTCTCTCCGATTCCTGCGATGGGCGAGGGTATGGCGCAGCCGACGGCGCGCGCCCGGCAGCGGCAAGTCTGCCACTGCGGAGCTCCCGCGGATGAACAATGCGTCTTCTTCAATCAGCGCGTCACAGAATACGACGTCGTGTCTCGGCCTGATGTTCTCGAGGCTACTTAAGTGCAAGTGCAGTGCCGGTAATCCACCTAGCGATGCTGGAAACCGAACGGTAGGTGCCAGCTCATCCAGCTTTGCTGGGCCGGCTGGCCGCATCTCCGTGTCGGGGGTCTGTCGCCGCGTGCGATCGATGCGTTGCGTATCCTTCTCCCATGTCAGACGCCCTCACAAGCGAGCAAAAAGAGACCCTCAAGGTGGCGCTTTCCGATCTCGAGGCGCAGCTGCGCGCGGCGCTGACTGACAGCGAGGCAGGCGCCAGCACGGTAGAGCTGGACCAGACCCGTGTCGGCCGCGTTTCGCGCGGCGACGCCTTGCAGCAGCAAGCCATGGCTCAGGCCGGCCAGCGCGTTCTGCAGGAGCGGCTGAGGGCCGTACGCATAGCGCGTCAGCGCATGGAAAGCGGCGACTACGGCTACTGCCTGGAGTGCGACGAGCCCATCGCCTACGGTCGTCTGCAGCGCCAGCCCGAGGTCGCCTATTGCGTGAGCTGCCAGAGCGCGCGCGAGGCTTAGCGCCAAAGCTGTCACGAAATCGTCATGTAAATGTCATCTTGGCGTCGCCGAGCCTTCCTAGGCTGCGCGCATGAGCGAGAAGACCGGCAAGCGTTACCGCACGATCTGGATCTCCGATCTGCATCTGGGCACGCCCGGTTGCAAGGCCGAGCACCTGGTGGATTTCCTCAAGGCGCATGAGTGCGAGACGCTGTATCTGGTCGGCGACATTATCGACGGCTGGCAGCTCTCCGGCGGCTGGTACTGGCCGCAGGAGCACAGCAACGTCATTCGCAAGCTGCTGACCAAGGCCAAGCGCGGCACGCAGATCTACTACGTTACCGGCAACCACGACGAGTTTCTGCGCCGCTTCGTCGGCTTCGGGCTGTCGATGGGCAACATCGAAGTGGTCGACGAGCACATCCACAAGACGGCCGACGGGTGCCAGCTGCTGATCGTGCACGGTGACGCCTTCGATGTCATCACGCGTTACCACAAGTGGATCGCCATGGCGGGCGACACCCTCTACGTCAACGCCATGCGCATCAACCACCACGTCAATCGCGTGCGCCGACGACTGGGCATGCCCTACTGGTCGCTCTCGGCCTACGCCAAGGAGCGTGTGAAGTCGGCGGTCAACATCGTTTCCGACTTCGAGGAATCAGTCGCCCACGAATGCCGGCGCCGCGGTCTCGACGGCGTCGTCTGCGGCCACATCCACCACGCCGAGCAGCGCGACATCGAGGGCGTGACCTACATGAACTGCGGCGACTGGGTCGAGTCCTGCACGGCGCTGGCCGAGAACTTCGACGGCAGCGTCGAGATTCTGCGCTGGGTGGATTTCAATACGCTCAATCTGGCGCCGGCGCGGGATGGGGTGGTGGAGCCGTTGCGGGAGACGGCTTCGGCTTAGCCGCTGGAGCTTTGGCCGCTGTGTCTTGCGGTTCCGCGTCGTGGACTGGCAGTGTGAGAGGCTCGACGGCTCCCTGTTGATAGCAGGGTGCTCCGGGGTTCCGCGCCTCGGAAGCTCGGCGCTACCGCTTATAGCCCCGCGACTGGCGCGGGTTCCTTTCTCTGCTTGTCCAGAGAAAGGAACGGTGGATTCCAAGCCCAAGTGCAACACCGCTGGTTATCAATGTTGTGTTGTTGCATAGGCGGCCTCGAAGAAGACCTCAGCCGGTGTCCGAAAGCCCAGCGATTTGCGCGGTCGGTTGTTGAGCTGCCAGGCAATGGCGTCGAGTTCGCGCTGGGTGTAGTTCGACAGGACCTGGCCCTTGGGCAGGTACTGGCGGAGCAAGCCGTTGGTGTTTTCGTTGATGCCCCGCTGCCAGGGACTGTTCGGATCGGCGAAGTAGATGCTGAGGCCGGTGCGCTCAGCCAGCTCGCTGTGGCGCGCCATTTCCTTGCCCTGGTCATAGGTCAGGGTGCGCCGCTGCGCCTCAGGCAGGGCATTGAAGGTCGTGCTGAATCCCTCCAAGGCGGCCTCGGCGGTGCAGCCCTCCATCTTGGCGAGCATCACGAACAAGGAGTGGCGGTCCACCAGCGTGCCAATCGCCGATTGATTGCGGCGCCCGACGATGAAGTCGCCTTCCCAATGCCCCGGCACCAGCCGGTCTTCAGCTTCCGGCGGGCGCACATGGATGCTGACCATATCCGCGAGCCGGCCGCGCCGATCCCGACCTTGGCGGCGCTTGCGCCCGGTGCGATGCCCTTGTCGCAGCAGCGACGTCAGCTCGCGCCGAAGCTGGCCACGCGGTGTGGCGTAGATCGCGGTGTAGATCGTTTCGTGCGACACCCCACCCAGTCTGCCGGCGATCTGTTCCGGGGACCAACCGCGATGCAGACGCTCCACTACCTGTGGCCAGAGCGCGCCTGTTCGGGCCAGCTTGCGTTCGACGCGCGGCTTGCGGCGCAACCGGCGGGCGCGCCGGCCTGCGCTCGACGCGTCGTACCGGGGGATCTTGCGCGGCCGCCCCTTGAGCGGCTCCGATGCCTGCAGATAGCCGTTGCGCCGAAGCTCCCGCTGGACTGTGCTCGGCGACCGGCCAATAGCTTCAGCGACCCGACGCATGCTCGATCCGCCCAGGATCATCGCCATGATCGTGCCTCGTTCCTCTGCGCCCAAGTGTCGATAGTGAATCCCCACAGCACACCTCCTTGGCTGGAAGTGTTGCACTTGCGGCTTGAATCCAAGAACCAAAGAGAGGACACCTCGACACCAGCGCCGGCCCTGTCGGGCCGGTTCCCTCCACGCCGGGCGTGCTCGGGGTCGCATTGAGCGGCATCCTTGCCGCGCAATGCTCGGCCGGCCATCCCTGGCCGGCCGCCGCCTGCGCTCGCTCGACGCTCCGGCGCTGGTGTAGGGGGCATCGAAGCGACGAGCCAGAGCAAAATGTGCCCTTTGAGGGTGGCCGGCTCGAATGGCGCGCGCAGGGGTCGCGAGACAGGAAGTCGAGCGAGGGCGACCAGGCCATGGATGGCCTGTTCGCCCGTGCCCCGAGCACGGCATCCGAGACGGGAACCTGTCGCGGCGAAGCCGCGGCAGGCCACCCGGCGGGCACCATGGCTTTGGTTCCTTTGGCCGTAACCAAAGGAACCCGCGCCGGTCGCGTGGCGACATTCGATAGCGCCGACGTTATGAAGCGCGGAACCCGCGAGCACGCTGCTCTGATAGGAGATTCGGAATATCCCCGGCGTCTGTTGGCCAGCGCGGCGCTATCAGGGCGCGGAACCTTGGGCGGAAAGGGTTCGAAGAGACCCGCTTGTCCACGTCCCAGGAACGCAGCCGCTACTGCGCCTCCAACTCCGCCAACCGACTCTTCTGCTCCGTCAGATCAGTAGCATCCAACGCCCGCTGCATCCGCTCGCGCAGCGCACCGATGTCGGCGTCCATGACCAGCCGCTTGACCTCCAGCATGCTGGAAGGATGCATCGAGAACTCGGTCAGCCCGAGGCCGAGCAGCAGGCGCGTGAAGCGGACCTCGCCGGCCATCTCGCCGCACATAGCCACCGGGATGCCGGCGGCGTCGCCGGCGGCGATGGTCTGGCGGATCAGGCTGAGTACGGCCGGGTGCAGCGGGTCGTAGAGATAGTTGACCTCGTCATCGACGCGGTCGATGGCCAGGGTGTACTGGATCAGGTCGTTGGTGCCGATGCTGAAGAAGTCGCAGGCGCGCGCCAGCCAGGGCGCCGAGATGGCGGCGGCCGGCACCTCGATCATGACGCCGATGGGGATGTCCTCGGCCACTGCCACCCCCTCGGCGAGCAACTCGGTGCGGCAGCTGGCGATGATGCGCTGCGCCTGCCGCAGCTCGATAGTGTTGGAGATCATCGGCAGCATGATCTGCATCTGGCCGTGCATGGAGGCGCGCAGTAGCGCCCGAATCTGCGTGCGGAAGAGTTCCGGTTCGCGCAGGCACAGCCGGATGGCGCGCAGGCCGAGGGCAGGGTTGTTTGGCGTCGGACCGGCGCGGGCGCCGGAGTCGACCTGCTTGTCGGCGCCGAGGTCCAGGGTGCGGATGGTAATGGGGCCGGTCACGGCCTCGACGACGCGTGAATAGGCTTCGTACTGCTCCTGCTCGGTCGGTAGCTCGCGCCGGTTCATGAAGAGGAACTCGGTGCGGTAGAGGCCGACACCGTCGGCGCCGACGCGCGCTGCCTCGGCGGCGTCCTCAGAGAGCTCGATGTTGGCAAGCATGCGGATGCGCACGCCGTCGCGCGATACCGGCGGCTCGTCCTTCAGCCGCTCCAGTCGGCGTTGGTAGCGATGGTCGCGCGCAATGCGATGGCGAAAGCGCGTCAGCGCGGCTTCGTCGGGGCTGGCGTAGAGATGCCCGGCCGCACCGTCGACGACGATCTGCTCGCCTTCGCGCAGCAGCCGGCGCGCGTTGTGCACGCCGACGATCGCGGGCAGGTGCAGGCTGCGCGCGAGAATGGCGGTGTGCGACAGCGGGCCGCCGAACTCGGTCACGAAGGCGGCGGTCTTCTGCTGGGCGAGCAGGATGATGTCGGCGGGGGTGACGTCGTCGGCGACGACGATGCGCGCTTCCTCGCCCTCGGCGCTGGCCGGCTGCTCGTGCAGCGCGCGCTCGGACTGCAGCAGATTGCGCAGCACGCGCGCGACGACGTGCTCGACGTCATTCTGGCGCGTGCGCAGATAGGGGTCGTCCATCTGCTCGAAGACCGCCATCAACGTGTCTCGCGCGCGGCGCAGCGCGCCCTCGGCATTGCACTGCTCGTCCTTGATGCGGCCGATGACCGCCTCGCTCAGCGAGCTGTCGTCGAGCATCAGAAGATGCGTGTCGATGAAGGCGGCGATGTCCTGCGGTGTGCCGGCCGGGATCTGCGCGCGCACCTCGCGCAGCTGGCCCTTGGCGCGCTCGTGGGCGGTCTGGTAGCGCGCGATCTCGGCATCGATCTCGTCGGCCTCGATGTTGTACTCGCGGATCTCCAGATCCGTGCCCGAGATCTTCGCGACACGGCCGATGGCAATGCCGCGCGCAACCCCGATGCCCTGCAGCCACAGACTCACGTCGCCTCCACGGACGCGGACGCGTGCCTGGAATGCGTTGCGATGGGCGACGGGCCTGGGCTCATGATTCCTCCCCGAAGCGATCGGCGACGAGGTCGGCCAGACAGGCCAGCGCGTGCTCGGCATCGTCGCCCTCGGCGATGAGTGTGATCTGGCTGCCCTTGGCGGCGGCCAGCATCATCACGCCCATGATCGATTTGCCGCTGACCTCGCGGCCGTCCTTGCGCACGCGGACATCGGCGCCATGCCGACTGGCTTCGGTGACCAGCTTGGCCGCAGCGCGGGCGTGCAGGCCGAGGCGATTGACGATGGTAACGGTCTGCTCAGGCACGCGAGGAATCCTCCGCACAGAAAACGATGCCGCGCCGGCCGCCCTCGACGGCTGCCTCGGCCAGCTGGTCGAGTGGCAGCTTGGGATAGTTGAAGACGCGTACCAGCATGGGCAGGTTGAGGCCGGCCAGCACGCGGGTGCGACCGGGCTCGAAGAGGTGGGCGGCGATATTGCTGGGTGTCGAGCCGAAGGCGTCGGTCACTACCAGCACGCCGCTGCCGGCATCCAGGCGCTCGATCATGCGCTGGCCGTCGCGTGTCAGCAGCTCGGTGTCCTGCACGCGGCGGACTTCCAGCACCTCCACGGGCAGGCTGAGCTCGCCCAGCATGTCGCCCAGCGTGTCCAGGAAGAAGCGACCCAACCGGCCGTGGGTGACCAGCAGCACGCCCACCGGTGCGGCTGCACTCATGCCGCCAGCTCCCGGTGGCGCAGTTGCAGCTCCGGATAGATGCGCCGCAGGCGCTCGGCCAGCACTTCGGAGATGTAGACGCTGCGGTGCTGGCCACCGGTGCAGCCGATGCCGATGCTGACGTAGGAGCGGTCCTGCCCGGAGAAGGCGGGCAGCCAGCGCTGCAGGAAGGTGTCGATGTCGTCGAGCATGGCGGTGACGTCCTCGTGTGCGCAGAGCCAGTCGATGACGGGTTGGTCGCGCCCGGTATGTGCGCGCAGGCTGGACTCCCAGTGCGGATTGGGCAGACAGCGGACGTCGAAGACGAAATCCAGCCCCTCGGGGACGCCATTCTTGTAGCCGAAGGATTCCAGCGCCACCAGCATGGGCGCCTCATTGCTGCGCGCGCTGAGCTGGATGCGCTCGCGCAGCTCGTGCAGATTCATGCGGCTGGTGTCGATGACCTCGTCGGCGTAACCGGCAATGGGTTCGAGCAGGCGGCGTTCGGCGGCGATGGCTTCGCCCAGCGGCCGGTCGGAGCCCGATAATGGGTGCTTGCGGCGTGTTTCGGCGTAGCGCCGCAGCAGGATGTCGTTGTCGGCGGTCAGGAAGAGCACGCGCGCGTCCAGTCCGCGCTTGCGCAGGCGTTCCATGTAGTCGGGCAGGCCGCGGATGGCTTCATCGCTTTCGCGCGCGTCGATGCCCAACGCGATGCGCGAGAAGCGGCCCTCGGCGATGCGCCAGGCACGCTTGGCGAGCGGACCGAGCAGCTCCAGCGGCATGTTGTCGATGCAGTAGAAACCGAGGTCCTCAAGCTGGCGCAGCGCTACCGATTTCCCGGCGCCGGAGAGCCCGCTGACGATGATCAGTTCCATGCCCGCTCCCTTAGTCCTGCTGGCCCGGCTGTGCGTCGATGGCGCGCTGCTGGCGTTCCGCGAAGGCGTCGTCGGCGCGGTAGCCCTGCAGGCGCAACCACTGGTCGCGACAGGCAGCCTCGACCAATGTCGCCAGATTATGCCCGACCCGGATGGGTAGGCAGATGGTGGGCAGCGCCAGATCCAGAATCGTCTCCTCACCGCGCAGACCGGCGAGGCGCGCGCGGTAGTCGGTGGGGGCGTCTCGCACGGGCAGCAACTCCATCATGAAGTCGACGCGGCGGCGTGGTACCAGTGCCTCCTGGCCGAACATGCGGGCCACATCGAGTACGCCCAGGCCGCGGACTTCCAGGAAGTCCTGCAGCAGCGAAGGGGCGTTGCCGACGAGCAGGTCGCCGGGCAGGCGGTGCACCTCCAC of Algiphilus aromaticivorans DG1253 contains these proteins:
- the dauA gene encoding C4-dicarboxylic acid transporter DauA; the protein is MSFPPLFTALRASLKAGYGIATLRRDVLAGITVGTVAIPLSMALAIATGVPPQHGLYTAIVAGAVAALTGGARFNVTGPTAAFVVILFPIVAEYGIGGLLVATLMAGLILVALGASGMGRLVQFIPYPVVLGFTAGIALVIAVLQVPQFLGIADGEGAGHFLSGLASIGRSLPELEPLTLATGVITLATLLLWPRLQLPVPAPLAGLAVGAVAAWFFNAMQAGDAPVATIASQFEWTAEGRSGSGIPPLAPGFVLPWRLPGADGAPLVVDFALIRDLAGPAFAIAMLAAIESLLCSVVADGMTRTRHDSNGELIGQGLSNLAAPFFGGITATAAIARTATGIRSGAQSPIAAIVHSLVVLLAMLLLAPLLGLVPMSALAALLFVVAWNMSEARHFLHTLRSAPPGDVLVLVTCFGLTVLFDMVLAVAVGIGLAAALFIRRMALLTSADRVRQEGAATTTRVPDSVALYDVNGPLFFAAAEKALSTLRMVDPEVRTAIVDMHDVPSMDATAIVTLRSIIDEMQQHGVALIFVGLPTRIIAKLRRAGIRKQPGRLGYCSSLDTALATIRRWEARGT
- a CDS encoding HPr family phosphocarrier protein, with the translated sequence MPEQTVTIVNRLGLHARAAAKLVTEASRHGADVRVRKDGREVSGKSIMGVMMLAAAKGSQITLIAEGDDAEHALACLADLVADRFGEES
- a CDS encoding zinc-binding metallopeptidase family protein encodes the protein MQRFDCPVCPVELHFDNFACLSCGTQVGYAPEREVFLPLPAPGESDAHVPCANRESARCNWLVAPGAGAFCLACRHNRTVPDLQAPVNAARWRNIELAKRYLFYSLLKWRLPRPTQAESPNGLAFDFLAEAGPDAPVLTGHAGGLITVNIAEADDAEREARRSKLGEPYRTLIGHMRHEVGHFYWEILVRDAGKLEAFRAVFGDERARYDAALQAHYSQGPPTGWRKSYISAYAAAHPWEDFAETWAHYVHMIDALETAHAFGMTVRGHGPGASEHQIEANPYKHGTIADLLADWVPLTVALNCLNRSLGQPDFYPFVLSTPVKRKLSFIYDLIHEAAGSD
- a CDS encoding IS30 family transposase → MHYRHLGAEERGTIMAMILGGSSMRRVAEAIGRSPSTVQRELRRNGYLQASEPLKGRPRKIPRYDASSAGRRARRLRRKPRVERKLARTGALWPQVVERLHRGWSPEQIAGRLGGVSHETIYTAIYATPRGQLRRELTSLLRQGHRTGRKRRQGRDRRGRLADMVSIHVRPPEAEDRLVPGHWEGDFIVGRRNQSAIGTLVDRHSLFVMLAKMEGCTAEAALEGFSTTFNALPEAQRRTLTYDQGKEMARHSELAERTGLSIYFADPNSPWQRGINENTNGLLRQYLPKGQVLSNYTQRELDAIAWQLNNRPRKSLGFRTPAEVFFEAAYATTQH
- a CDS encoding FAD-dependent oxidoreductase — encoded protein: MNRARWILVLVILAAIASYFFLDLGRFLSFERLQDARGDIVAARDAAPILFSAGYFLIYVVVTALSLPGAAIMTLAGGAVFGLGWGLLLVSFASSIGATLAFLVARFLARDAVQKRYRQRLAAINKGVEREGAFYLFTLRLVPVFPFFLINIVMALTPMKTWTFYWVSQLGMLAGTAVYVNAGTQIGQLEGLGGILSPGLIGSFVLLGIFPLLAKKIIDAVKARRVYRNYSKPKHFDRNLIVIGGGSAGLVSAYIAAAVKAEVTLVEKGKMGGDCLNTGCVPSKSLIRTARLLTDARRSAELGVRQLQADFHFPDAMDRVQRVIKAIEPHDSVERYTDLGVDVVQGEARLVDPWTVDITRHDGQRQRLTARHIILATGAEPALPPIPGLDQVEALTSDNLWELRELPKRLVVLGGGPIGCEMAQTFQRLGSQVTQVEMGPRLMPREDVEFGEMVATRFAEEGMDLRLQTQAKEIVVSDGQPELLVENADGSEARIAFDRILVAVGRAARLKGYGLEELGITANKTIEVDDYLRTSVPNIFAVGDVAGPYQFTHTAAHMAWFATVNALFGSFKKFRVDYSVIPWATFTDPEVARVGLSETEAAEQGHDFEVTTYGIDDLDRAIADSDAYGQVKVVTLKGSDKILGVTIAGPHAGDLIAEYVLAMKHGIGLNKILGTIHIYPTLSEANKFAAGQWKQAHKPEKLLEWVGRFHRWMRG
- a CDS encoding PTS sugar transporter subunit IIA; protein product: MSAAAPVGVLLVTHGRLGRFFLDTLGDMLGELSLPVEVLEVRRVQDTELLTRDGQRMIERLDAGSGVLVVTDAFGSTPSNIAAHLFEPGRTRVLAGLNLPMLVRVFNYPKLPLDQLAEAAVEGGRRGIVFCAEDSSRA
- a CDS encoding TraR/DksA family transcriptional regulator; translation: MALSDLEAQLRAALTDSEAGASTVELDQTRVGRVSRGDALQQQAMAQAGQRVLQERLRAVRIARQRMESGDYGYCLECDEPIAYGRLQRQPEVAYCVSCQSAREA
- a CDS encoding UDP-2,3-diacylglucosamine diphosphatase, producing the protein MSEKTGKRYRTIWISDLHLGTPGCKAEHLVDFLKAHECETLYLVGDIIDGWQLSGGWYWPQEHSNVIRKLLTKAKRGTQIYYVTGNHDEFLRRFVGFGLSMGNIEVVDEHIHKTADGCQLLIVHGDAFDVITRYHKWIAMAGDTLYVNAMRINHHVNRVRRRLGMPYWSLSAYAKERVKSAVNIVSDFEESVAHECRRRGLDGVVCGHIHHAEQRDIEGVTYMNCGDWVESCTALAENFDGSVEILRWVDFNTLNLAPARDGVVEPLRETASA
- the ptsP gene encoding phosphoenolpyruvate--protein phosphotransferase, whose protein sequence is MSLWLQGIGVARGIAIGRVAKISGTDLEIREYNIEADEIDAEIARYQTAHERAKGQLREVRAQIPAGTPQDIAAFIDTHLLMLDDSSLSEAVIGRIKDEQCNAEGALRRARDTLMAVFEQMDDPYLRTRQNDVEHVVARVLRNLLQSERALHEQPASAEGEEARIVVADDVTPADIILLAQQKTAAFVTEFGGPLSHTAILARSLHLPAIVGVHNARRLLREGEQIVVDGAAGHLYASPDEAALTRFRHRIARDHRYQRRLERLKDEPPVSRDGVRIRMLANIELSEDAAEAARVGADGVGLYRTEFLFMNRRELPTEQEQYEAYSRVVEAVTGPITIRTLDLGADKQVDSGARAGPTPNNPALGLRAIRLCLREPELFRTQIRALLRASMHGQMQIMLPMISNTIELRQAQRIIASCRTELLAEGVAVAEDIPIGVMIEVPAAAISAPWLARACDFFSIGTNDLIQYTLAIDRVDDEVNYLYDPLHPAVLSLIRQTIAAGDAAGIPVAMCGEMAGEVRFTRLLLGLGLTEFSMHPSSMLEVKRLVMDADIGALRERMQRALDATDLTEQKSRLAELEAQ